The window aaacttcatctaaataaaaatccattgtgtgttaactctgcatctgcattttattccaaaagtcctaacaCAGTCTCATCTAGATCCAACCCGAGACCTTCTATATCGTCGACCCATCTTGATCCCGTATGTCCGACGGTTCTTTTGCCTTGACTTACTTGGCATACTCTGTGCTATTTGATGTGTATCAAATAGCACATTCGTAGCATATCCAAAAATGTGACATACTTGACTGCACAGAAAGCAAATACGATAGGCTCACTGAGCGCGatatgtcgcgggttcgatcaccgcgtaggacaaggaTCTGCGTTATCTATATACCTATTTTAAGTCTGAGCCAAAATATGTTTCCTTTAAATATAGTCTGGAGAACCAGGTAAAACTGATTAATTCTATTGTTCACATTTGTGATTCGTTCAATTCGCCAGCAGGGATGTGTGTGGATAGATACTAAGTCCGTCACTAGTTTTACCGAAACagttataagtaaaaaataagagGTTTTGTACATACTTTTCGGGTATAGGTACTGCGTTTGGAATTATAGTCGTCCTCGTTATATTCTTGAGTGGATTGTTGGTgcttttctgtaaaaaaatatgctgttAATGGATGCATTGTGCTAAAGATTATTGGTCTTAACGCTCGGGAAAGGAGTAAAAGTATAGATGTAGGTAAGAAGGTACAAACAAGGGCAAAATCATTTGAACTCACAATAAGGCATTGACTACGATGGTACAAGTATTTCGCCATATTCGATGTGTAGAGCATTGTTCTtggatattaaatattatgttaattttacttAGCCGAAAAAATGAAACTGTACgcgtcaatatatttttttttctgacattGTTATATTTCGGAGAAGTTGAAATGAATCCAAGCAGTTTTTAGTAAAAGCTACTGGCTAGCTAGGACTATTTGAAATTAGCCTAATTTGTATATACATTGGTTGGGAGTGTGTACACTACTCTGTATAGCCATGTTGTGACGATTACcctaataaattcaacaaaattattgcCGGTCGTGCAGAACTCATTTTTACGAATAACTGTGTCTTTTACTTTACTGAATCAATACCTTCAAGTTCGTTTTGGTTGTATAGATTTCCGTAATACTGTAAAATGGACTGCTTAAACAAACCTGTAACAAAACgctttaaaattgaaaatgagaCAAAGCGCAGTAGATTAAAAACGCAAACGCAAAACGCAATCTGATAAAATGTGTCATTCTAGTCTATGTCAAAATCAGATGTTTATTTCTGATCTGTCATCCATAAAGCTGCGCTAAgttgtaaaaatctattttgctATATTATAAATCTTCGAAAATGAGTAAGTCCAAAGTTGTTTTGCGCGATATTTCGCCAATAATGCAAAAATTTAGGGATTTCCTTCTTGGGGTgagtttaatgttttgttttggtctATTATGTAACGTAAATCCTCTTTTCACGGGATATATTCTTTGGTATTTTAGAGGAAACACACGAACGCACTTCGTTTCGAGCCTCTGATAGCCGACAGGACCCAGCCACCACCAGAGATCCCTGATGGAGTGTCTCACAAGTAAGCAACAAATTCTAACCTATTTTTTGCCCTCTTAACATATTTTCAGTGTCAAATGGGTTCTCCCAGTATATATATCTCAccgtatcaaaatatttattagttaacgTAAGTTCCGATTCAAAATATACATACCACAATGTCACTATATAACTATAATTTCTTTCAGACATTCTCACAACTATTACTTTACCCGAGACGCTCGTCGTGAAGTAGCGCCGCCCATGGATTTAACTAAGAAGCTTTTGGAGGCCAGCTCTGACAAAGGGTAATGaacatttcatataattacTGAGTTCAATGGAATGAATAGGATAGGCAgagtaaataatatgaatatagaTTTTGTAAAGGGATTACGAGCTAGAATCATGTTGCATGTGCTTATTTTTAgccttcttttaatttaataaataatctaggTCAGCAAAGTATATTAGTTTAtcctgaaaaatatttcaaaactaaaaccaTTTCTCCTGCCCTGCCAGTACCATTTATCATGGTACTAAGGGAAATTTGTTTAGCATCTTACTTACCAAGCCTTTCACATAAAAATTCTACCatactgtttattttgaaatgctTTGCGCATAAGCCGTAGTCAGGTTTGTGAAACCTTATTTTCATTGTAGTGGGTTTATTGTTGCTGTTTCTGAGTAGCTAAAAAGCTAGCctgaaactatttaaaaagatCTGTTTAATTGTCTTAGGATCCGTGTTAATCAACtgcaaattatatatttatttgtttttcagagGGGAGAAGCAAGCAGCTAATGTAAGACCAACCCCAGGACCTGTGTACCAATGGGACAGCCACTACTGAATAGTACCCTAAAAATGAATTATATCTGCAATACATAATGTATGAAGAAtacaattttaagttaaataaaaggaTGTAGAGTAAGTGATTACTTGTTTTTCTATGTAGCTAAAAGGTAATTGttatttggtttttaataaAGCATCATTCTAAAGACTAGTATTTTGTATACTATGCAGTTTATTTAGGCTTTGTGACACTCGAAAATAGCCTTTAAAACTATACATATAAAGTTCTTTTGGAACTTCATATAAGGTCCCCTTGTTGCAATTAAATAGGTTACGCTTGTTTGTAGAATTAGGTGaaggaataaagaaaaaagcaatataaaatacacattttatgtatttcctaaaaaaggcataaaacaataacaactttaaaattttacaattcttTGAATATTAGCATTACATGGCCAGACagattgtaatattttcatgttatgaACATGCAAAAAAGTAAGATAAAACATTAGGAAACACACTTTTCCATTGATAGAATACACACAAATTACCACTGACACTTATGTAAATACAAGAAACTCTTATATAGCTTAGCAAATTGGGAAAAATCTCAGATAAAAACGACTGCATTTTGGTTTTCACAAGTAACTTATTTTATCACACTGTCATTATGAAGTAAGGTTACAAATTAAGGTTGAGAAGGTAAGGTGTAAATTCACCATTGCCTGTATGTCATATAATGAAATGATCAATCAGAAACACAATTCTTGcaaattatttacacaactatagtaaggccaacaagacgagataaaaaatgtaaacacatttTCAGGGATTCATAACATTTCTATTTGAATGAAGTATTATAAAGTTCggattttaacaaaaatgagAGAATGAACTGGTTCACAATATGGACCGTACCACGaaacataacgacagctgtcatcgatcAAATCACGCCATATATgtgcgtacgagtgataaggtcAGGGATAAcaatccctcgctatcgcaatgtaactcagtaacggtccaattgtttacgttttttatctcgtccTGTTGGCCTTACTAGATATTTTACTGCTCACACCTATCTGAAACTTTCTATTTGATTCTATATCCAATACATACATTTTGATAGTTCCTAAGTGTACATGATTGTTTATTATATggtaaaaatacttatacatacacTACCAGATTTAAGAGGGTGGGTAAatggtatataataatattataagttgactattacaacaatttataactataagtaggtataatcctgaatttcatttaaatacaagaAATATTAGTTCGCAATGTGTACTTGTGCTTCAGTAACTTACAAAAAACTATTGACAACAAATCTATGCCTTTTTGTTACTTATATAGACACGCTGTCTTGAAACAATTTGGCGCTAGTGTACACTGCAAACTACGAAAACAACTTGTCGATCGATATACATTAGTTATTCAATTGTAGCTTAAATAGGTTACGGAATTACTGAAATTGTGGAGCTATTTAACTATATTATATAAGTAgacaaataatacatattattaatattgagaaTATTCAACTGGCCTAATATAACAGAGGTGTAATTCGAGTTTTAGTTACAAACTACATTTCCAATTGTccaatattcaatttattgtgCCAATTACAGTCctaattttattcaaacaccTCTTTGAGGGTTCGTATACACAATGAATGAGATATACACTCAAATTCTTTCAGTTTTACATAGAACCGTTGATACAAAGTTTATCATCCATGACAGCGAACCATACACTTCACATTATGTATCATACAACAGATTTATAAAAGCAGAAGCTTTAATCACTGGAGTCGCTGGTGTCGTCCGGTGTGCGAATGTTCATCGTGGAGAAAGTGCCGAAATTGAGAGCTCTGTGTCTCGCAGGCCGGCGGGACCTGTACGTGAACCTTTGTCATTTATCCTCTCCATGCACCTGCTTCCGGAACTGCATAGCATCACCGTAAGCCTTCTTAACTGCTTTACGATCTGTCGGCTTTCTTGATTCGATCAATTTCGCTTGATCAACACTCTTGTCAATTCCTAAAGGCTCTAATTTGATAGGTGGAAGCCATTGCCAAGTGCGTTTGACATCGAAGAATAGAACAAGGTATAGAATTGGTTCGTGTGAGTGGTTCTTTTTAAGGTTGAGCACGTCTTGCGGCGGGACTGGGAGCGGCACGCCGTTGTAGATGAAGCCTTTTGGTATTTTTGGGTCGATGATCAGCGCCGGGTACCACGGGTAGCCTCTGTTAATAAAAACCATAGTTAagacaacattattattatattaagttggTTGATGAATGCGTGTATTACAGTGGGAAACAACTCTTTTATAGggaaagtgtaaaaaaatatatatcaggTGTTAATCCAATGAGGATGAAACTTGACGAAGACATTGAAGATTCTTGGAGAGTATATGTAATACACGAAGTACGAAGTATACCTTAAGATgtcaaaacgttttttttaagaatagattaattactgaaataatgacataaaatgaaatttatactACTTTTGTATGTTAGACAACATAACTGACCTGCATTTGGCCCAAACAAGTTGTAACGGTTCTAATTGTAAAGTCGACGCCTGCGCAGACTTGACGGGTGTCTTTGACGAGGAAGATCTGGTCCCGCGACCCTGTATAACGCAAAGTATTTAGTATTATCTAGTGTTTGCAGATTTTAGCTGTTTATAGGATACTGTGTGTTATTCATACTATTTTAATCTAGCGTGCGAAGCATGTCTGAGTGCTTAAAgttgagttttgtttatttattatattagtgcaGAAAGCACTAGTTCTTAACGCAAAGCAATATGGTCTATATTTCATTTACAGTGTTTGGCTATTCAATTCCTATATTATATTggtgattattaaatgatgtaacggtttactcacgcgtttactcccgccgcgtcagctcatgattaaggactccggttgggtccgaaactagtcgagcactCTCGATAAAGTGTGAGTAGACCGacacatcatttaataatgaatccgTGTCAcgatagttatttaaaaaatataattattggtGAGAATTATATGTGTGTAGTACCTTGCTGGGCGTGGCGGGGTCTGCGGCGGGCGGCTTGCGGGCGCGACGACGACGCTGCTCCGCGCCGCTGCCCGACATCGTCGACTCAACTGTGTCGTTGTAGCTCGACCTGTATGACGCAatgaacaaaacattaaataacaaattttattagaagTTACTTCTAATACTCAGAACTTTGGGCCAGGATGAATCGATTTtgctttaaatctttttatttatagttaaattgGTCCCATAAGACGCCATCAAGTTTGGATCAGTGGTATTAACAAATGGTAAGTGTATGACGAGAGGAGAGAAGAGGACAGAGAatggtaactaacattgtgacaggagaataaaccattaaaacaGTTTGCTAACGGACTTGAAATACTACTTTTTTGGTAGAGTACAGTATGGCATTGTATTGACTCACCCATCGCTAGAGCTCATAGAACAGGAGTGGTCCGAGACTTCGTCGTCGTCGTAGTGCGTGCACGACGAGCACGACTGCGACCACGCCGAGCTGCTGCTTGAGGACCTGGGGACCAGGAGTATGCGGCTTGTAGTGTAATGAGGGTTATAATACAACTCTCAACTCAAAGAAAAACGGTTGACAAGTAGATAAGAGGATGTCcccaaatttatttgtcacccaaaaAATGTACGAACGAAggaaccgttgcttaacctcgatctacgtagcatttgttgttatagtgccaataaaatttttttttttttgtaaaaccgCGTATCTATCACGttttatgaaatacagcctggtgacgaatTGACAGGCAGTAGTGACTTTAGGCTCGAATCCTAAATCGAATGTACATTGGGTTATTTCATTCGCGTTCCTATGCGGCACGATGGTTTGAGTCAGTAAGGTTCCGGCACACGGGCATACCTCTTCGACTTCCACAAACGGGAGAACatccatgaggattcctccagttcaaataaaatttcatattcattttgGAAATGTCTATTTTCTTACCTTGAGAAGGCCAGGTCGCTATCCGAGCCAACTTCACCTGGGGGCCCGCGGTACTGCAGGAACGAGGCAGGCACGGGCGTCGACACACCTTTACCCTCGCCGCCTTGCGCAGACCTACACATTACAATACATTTCAATCAGGAAAATACATAATCAGTGGTCTTGTTATAATTTATGTGCGTCGTGCAGTTAAGTGAACCTCCACCGTTTTTCTAATTGAAAGGAATAGAACatgtatgattttttaatgtcCGAAACTCAAAGTAATTCCCACCACCAATGGTAAAATTGGTAATTCATAACATAGAAAACtaaggaaaaatgattttattaataaatgtcttCGGTTAAGTCAGGTTAATTCGGATATTGATTAGAACGTTACTATTGTTAgcgttttatattttgaaagttGCTTACAAGACTACAAACtacttttatttcagttttttaatGCTTTGTAAATtgctctataaataaaaatcaaatttatatttttttaaattaaacaaaaagcttttaattttgtcatgTCTGCACACGTGTCACGAGTGTTCGAAaaaaacccattttttttactagtaactaattattatctataattaatactaaattaatacGAAAACTACAAACATTTACTAGTCTACAGATAAAATCCGGCTTCCAGACTCAATCGCCTCCACTTTGCCCAAAATGCCGATATCTAAGTTCAACTAAAGACTATCCTACAAAAACGgaattaacttaatatttaaaaatgatttgttagTAAGCGTAAAAGCTGTTGTTAGTACTAAACCTGTACCTTGAGTTAATCAGGTTAATTAAAAGCTTAACAAAAGTACCGTATGGTAAATAGAGATGCTGGGGGTTAGTAGGCAgagtttttggatatttttgattttgctaACTAGCTGTCGCAGCATACTTGTTATTGCCATGTCTAAGTTTTGTGTgacgtctctcttccacaaaggCAGTTGTCCTGCACTAAGAGCTTGTATCAAGAGACCAAAGGGGTCTACAATGACCTACATAGTAGTCTATAGACTATTATAGTAAAAGACTCCTAGATCTAGATACTAATAGACTTGAAGTTGTGAAAGAAAGAACTTGCTGTACGCAATGTAATGccccatctcgcttccacagcacCAATAGCTTTAATAGCTTATAGGCAAAGAGACAAACCGTCTATCTGTTACCAagtcattattgttattttacgtCTATCTCCATTTACCCCGGGCATCTTTATTTACCTCATCTTACGGTAAATACCTAAATAAGTCGGGCGACGACGCGGACTTGTCCTTGTCTTGCTTGCGCGGTCTGCCGCGACCTTTCTTCTTCGGCGAGGTCTCTAAGCTCGAGCGACCCAGACTCGCGGACAACGTCGGCAGTGACGCTGTGGTATAATTGTAGTGATATATATGGTGTATAGAGCGAGACTGTGTCGCGTCTGTGTAGCTAGAAAACTTGTATACAGAAAAGTAACATAacagtatattataattataaataaaacaagtttaaatgtATACCCAATGTCAAACCTCTTCGACGCAGCAGTCAAATACTAgatctcttttttaaatatacacacaaaaataaaatttaactgcTCTCTAAATGTTGAGGTAAATTGAAAAGAGAATAGTTCAAGCTAGTATATAAGTTAAACCAAAATATAATAagcaaactaaaaataaaaacataaacagcATATCTTTTTGCACTGTcactatattatatatttccGGTGCGATCAacgctcaaaccttccctatacggcaCGAAGTCAGTGTTCAACAGTGGTACAAAATACGCTGTATTATATCATTGCATgaagtgataaaaaatagtaataattaccATCAGAGCCGAAACTCTTGGGTGGC is drawn from Trichoplusia ni isolate ovarian cell line Hi5 chromosome 18, tn1, whole genome shotgun sequence and contains these coding sequences:
- the LOC113502797 gene encoding NADH dehydrogenase [ubiquinone] 1 alpha subcomplex subunit 7-like, which produces MSKSKVVLRDISPIMQKFRDFLLGRKHTNALRFEPLIADRTQPPPEIPDGVSHKHSHNYYFTRDARREVAPPMDLTKKLLEASSDKGGEKQAANVRPTPGPVYQWDSHY